One genomic region from Cucumis melo cultivar AY chromosome 9, USDA_Cmelo_AY_1.0, whole genome shotgun sequence encodes:
- the LOC103504640 gene encoding uncharacterized protein LOC103504640, giving the protein MTAPTSIHLFRQNHTAVTVAFHQFVQTINGVNQPSGAQRRIRVVKSKKNVKKPNVLEVSSPSTAAKISVSTSGSLASETKARPKRRELEEKKKNDREVNVQGIYQNGDPLGRRELGKSVVRWIGQAMQAMASDFAAAEVQGDFSELQQRMGPGLTFVIQAQRYLNAVPMPLGLEAVCLKASTHYPTLFDHFQRELRDVLQDLQRQSLFLDWRETQSWKLLKELANSVQHKAIARKISEPKVVQGALGMDLKKAKAIQNRIDEFANRMSELLRIERDSELEFTQEELNAVPTPDEGSDNSKPIEFLVSHGQAQQELCDTICNLNAVSTSTGLGGMHLVLFRVEGNHRLPPTTLSPGDMVCVRVCDSRGAGATSCMQGFVNNLGDDGCSITVALESRHGDPTFSKLFGKTVRIDRIPGLADTLTYERNCEALMLLQKNGLHKKNPSIAVVATLFGDKDDIKWMEDNNVIGLADTNLDGIVLNGDFDDSQKSAISRALNKKRPILIIQGPPGTGKTGLLKDLIALAVQQGERVLVTAPTNAAVDNMVEKLSNVGINIVRVGNPARISSSVASKSLAEIVNSELSSFRTDIERKKADLRKDLRQCLKDDSLAAGIRQLLKQLGKSLKKKEKETVKEVLSNAQVVLATNTGAADPLIRKLDKFDLVVIDEAGQAIEPACWIPILQGRRCILAGDQCQLAPVILSRKALEGGLGVSLLERAATLHEGALTTMLTIQYRMNDAIASWASKEMYDGILKSSPTVSSHLLVNSPFVKPTWITQCPLLLLDTRMPYGSLSVGCEEYLDPAGTGSLYNEGEADIVVQHVCSLIYSGVSPRAIAVQSPYVAQVQLLRNRLDEIPEAAGIEVATIDSFQGREADAVIISMVRSNNLGAVGFLGDSRRMNVAITRARKHVALVCDSSTICQNTFLARLLRHIRYFGRVKHAEPGNFGGSGLGMNPMLPSIN; this is encoded by the exons ATGACTGCACCAACATCGATCCACTTGTTTCGTCAGAATCACACAGCGGTAACTGTTGCTTTCCACCAGTTTGTTCAGACTATCAATGGGGTTAATCAACCCAGTGGTGCTCAGAGGAGGATTCGTGTTGTCAAAAGTAAGAAGAATGTGAAGAAACCTAATGTTCTTGAGGTTTCTTCTCCTTCTACTGCTGCTAAAATCAGTGTCAGTACCAGTGGTTCACTCGCCTCTGAAACGAAGGCGCGACCCAAGCGAAGGGAAttggaagaaaagaagaagaatgataGGGAGGTTAACGTGCAAGGGATTTATCAGAATGGGGATCCTCTCGGGCGGAGAGAGCTGGGGAAGAGCGTGGTTCGGTGGATTGGGCAGGCCATGCAAGCTATGGCCTCCGATTTTGCTGCTGCGGAGGTTCAGGGAGATTTTTCTGAGCTCCAGCAGCGGATGGGACCGGGGCTTACTTTTGTCATTCAAGCTCAGCGGTATTTGAATGCTGTGCCTATGCCCCTTGGACTTGAAGCTGTGTGTTTGAAAGCTTCTACTCATTATCCGACTCTCTTTGACCATTTCCAGAGGGAGCTTAGGGATGTTCTTCAAGATCTCCAACGCCAATCGCTGTTTCTTGATTGGCGCGAAACTCAATCATGGAAGCTCCTCAAGGAGCTCGCTAATTCAG TTCAGCACAAAGCTATAGCGCGTAAGATAAGCGAGCCCAAGGTTGTTCAAGGTGCTTTAGGCATGGACCTGAAGAAGGCCAAGGCTATACAGAACAGGATCGACGAGTTTGCAAACCGTATGTCTGAATTACTTCGCATTGAGAGAGATTCTGAATTGGAGTTCACACAAGAGGAGTTGAATGCTGTTCCTACACCAGATGAGGGTTCAGATAATTCCAAACCTATCGAGTTCTTAGTCAGCCATGGCCAAGCTCAGCAAGAACTCTGTGACACTATATGCAATTTGAATGCAGTTAGCACGTCTACAG GATTAGGGGGAATGCATTTGGTATTATTCAGGGTTGAAGGAAACCATAGATTACCGCCTACAACCCTTTCACCGGGAGACATGGTTTGTGTTAGAGTTTGCGATAGCAGGGGTGCTGGTGCAACTTCTTGCATGCAAGGGTTTGTGAACAATTTGGGGGATGATGGATGCAGCATCACTGTAGCTCTAGAATCTCGTCATGGCGACCCTACCTTTTCTAAGCTCTTTGGGAAGACTGTGCGTATTGATCGCATCCCAGGATTAGCTGATACTCTCACTTATGAG CGCAACTGTGAAGCATTGATGTTGCTTCAGAAAAATGGTTTGCACAAAAAGAATCCTTCTATTGCTGTAGTGGCTACATTATTTGGTGATAAAGATGACATCAAGTGGATGGAAGATAATAACGTGATAGGTCTAGCTGATACCAACCTGGATGGCATAGTTCTCAATGGAGATTTCGATGATTCACAAAAGAGTGCAATTTCACGTGCTTTGAATAAAAAGCGGCCCATATTGATAATCCAAGGGCCGCCTGGTACTGGAAAAACAGGTCTGCTGAAGGATCTTATTGCACTTGCTGTTCAGCAAGGTGAAAGAGTGCTTGTAACTGCACCTACGAATGCAGCTGTTGACAACATGGTCGAAAAACTCTCAAACGTTGGTATAAACATTGTTAGGGTAGGAAATCCAGCACGGATATCTTCAAGTGTTGCGTCTAAGTCTTTGGCTGAAATTGTGAACTCTGAACTATCAAGTTTTAGAACAGATATTGAAAGGAAGAAGGCAGATTTAAGGAAAGACTTGAGACAATGTTTAAAGGATGACTCATTGGCTGCTGGCATACGCCAGCTTCTGAAGCAGCTTGGGAagtcattgaaaaagaaagagaaggaaactGTGAAGGAAGTACTCTCAAATGCCCAAGTTGTTCTTGCTACCAACACTGGAGCAGCTGATCCTTTAATTCGGAAGTTGGATAAATTTGATCTAGTTGTTATAGATGAGGCGGGCCAGGCAATTGAACCAGCTTGCTGGATTCCAATACTGCAGGGACGCCGTTGTATTCTGGCAGGTGATCAGTGCCAACTTGCTCCTGTGATTTTGTCTAGAAAAGCCTTGGAAGGTGGTCTTGGAGTGTCATTGCTGGAGCGAGCTGCAACCTTGCATGAGGGGGCTCTAACTACAATGTTAACAATACAATACAGAATGAACGATGCAATAGCTAGTTGGGCTTCAAAGGAAATGTATGATGGAATATTGAAGTCCTCACCAACAGTCTCTTCTCATCTACTTGTTAACTCTCCTTTTGTCAAG CCAACATGGATAACTCAGTGCCCCTTGCTGTTGCTTGACACTAGAATGCCATATGGTAGTTTGTCAGTTGGCTGTGAAGAGTACTTAGATCCAGCTGGTACAGGCTCATTATATAATGAAGGCGAGGCAGATATTGTCGTGCAGCATGTCTGCTCATTGATTTATTCTG GTGTCAGCCCAAGAGCAATCGCAGTGCAATCTCCTTATGTTGCTCAGGTACAGCTATTGAGGAACAGGCTTGATGAAATTCCTGAAGCTGCTGGTATTGAGGTAGCGACTATTGATAGCTTCCAAGGCCGGGAGGCGGATGCGGTGATCATATCAATG GTAAGGTCAAACAATCTCGGAGCTGTTGGATTTTTGGGAGACAGTCGCCGGATGAATGTGGCCATAACAAGGGCAAGAAAACACGTAGCGCTAGTCTGCGATAGCTCGACAATATGTCAAAACACATTCTTGGCAAGGCTATTACGCCATATACGTTATTTTGGAAGAGTGAAGCATGCCGAACCAGGTAATTTTGGAGGATCTGGTCTTGGAATGAATCCAATGTTGCCATCCATTAATTAG
- the LOC103504639 gene encoding protein BOLA4, chloroplastic/mitochondrial gives MTMIKVPQLAFRRVLPMLLPRNQPFSVVSRQITSNCVCTAAVVAVITSKSNTGLRSKSSNVVKYSRANGTFPKWGSSRNLSIRATQVNESGSIDSPLMQSMENKIKEQLDAQSVSVKDAYGDGRHVSIDVVSSAFEGQTAVNRQRMVYKAIWEELQSTVHAVDQMTTRTPAEAAAQNS, from the exons ATGACGATGATTAAGGTTCCTCAACTCGCGTTCCGTCGGGTTCTTCCAATGCTTCTTCCCCGCAACCAACCTTTTTCGGTTGTCTCCCGCCAAATCACTTCCAACTGTGTCTGCACCGCCGCCGTTGTCGCCGTAATTACCTCCAAATCCAACACCGGCCTCCGTAGTAAGAGCAGTAACGTTGTGAAGTATAGCCGTGCTAATGGAACATTTCCAAAATGGGGTTCGAGTCGGAACTTGAGCATTAGAGCCACTCAAGTGAATGAATCTGGATCTATTGATTCCCCGCTCATGCAGTCAATGGAGAACAAG ATTAAGGAACAACTAGATGCACAATCTGTCTCGGTAAAAGATGCTTATGGGGATGGACGACATGTTAG CATTGATGTTGTTTCTTCAGCCTTTGAGGGACAGACGGCTGTGAATAGGCAGAGGATGGTGTACAAAGCTATTTGGGAGGAGCTACAAAGCACAGTACATGCAGTTGATCAAATGACCACCAGAACACCTGCGGAAGCAGCAGCTCAGAATTCATAA